One segment of Fusarium oxysporum f. sp. lycopersici 4287 chromosome 7, whole genome shotgun sequence DNA contains the following:
- a CDS encoding malate dehydrogenase, mitochondrial produces MNPRVTDLALYDIRGGPGVAADISHVNTKSTVKGYEPNAAGLKDALSGAEVVLIPAGVPRKPGMTRDDLFNTNASIVRDLAKAAAQAAPKAKLLIISNPVNSTVPIVKEVFKAEGVYNPKTLFGVTTLDVVRASRFVSEIKGTDPKDENITVVGGHSGVTIVPLFSQSNHPDLSSNAELVKRVQFGGDEVVKAKDGAGSATLSMAMAGARMADSILRAVQGEKGVIEPSFVESPLYKDQGIEFFSSKVELGPEGVEKIHPLGKLDANEEKLVEAALVDLKKNIEKGVAFVASNPPK; encoded by the exons atGAACCCCCGCGTCACTGACCTCGCTCTCTACGATATCCGTGGCGGACCCG GTGTTGCTGCTGATATTTCCCAcgtcaacaccaagtccaCCGTCAAGGGTTACGAGCCCAACGCTGCCGGCCTCAAGGATGCTCTCTCCGGTGCCGAGGTTGTCCTCATCCCCGCTGGTGTTCCCCGCAAGCCCGGTATGACCCGTGACgatctcttcaacaccaacgcctCCATCGTCCGCGACCTCGCCAAGGCCGCTGCTCAGGCTGctcccaaggccaagctCCTGATCATCTCCAACCCCGTCAACTCTACTGTCCCCATCGTCAAGGAGGTTTTCAAGGCTGAGGGTGTCTACAACCCCAAGACCCTCTTCGGTGTCACCACCCTCGATGTTGTCCGTGCCTCCCGATTCGTTTCCGAGATCAAGGGCACCGACCCCAAGGACGAGAACATCACCGTTGTCGGTGGCCACTCCGGTGTCACCATCGtccctctcttctcccagTCCAACCATCCCGACCTCTCTTCCAACGCTGAGCTCGTCAAGCGTGTCCAGTTcggtggtgatgaggttgtcaaggccaaggacgGTGCTGGCTCTGCCACCCtttccatggccatggctgGTGCCCGCATGGCTGACTCCATCCTCCGCGCTGTCCAGGGCGAGAAGGGTGTCATTGAGCCCTCTTTCGTCGAGTCTCCTCTCTACAAGGACCAGGGCATCGAGTTCTTCAGCTCCAAGGTTGAGCTCGGCCCtgagggtgttgagaagatccaCCCTCTCGGCAAGCTCGATGCCAACGAGGAGAAGCTCGTTGAGGCTGCTCTCGTCgacctcaagaagaacatcgaGAAGGGCGTTGCCTTCGTTGCCTCCAACCCTCCCAAATAA
- a CDS encoding malate dehydrogenase, mitochondrial — MFAASRIQRRAFSATARDLSKVTVLGAAGGIGQPLSLLLKMNPRVTDLALYDIRGGPGVAADISHVNTKSTVKGYEPNAAGLKDALSGAEVVLIPAGVPRKPGMTRDDLFNTNASIVRDLAKAAAQAAPKAKLLIISNPVNSTVPIVKEVFKAEGVYNPKTLFGVTTLDVVRASRFVSEIKGTDPKDENITVVGGHSGVTIVPLFSQSNHPDLSSNAELVKRVQFGGDEVVKAKDGAGSATLSMAMAGARMADSILRAVQGEKGVIEPSFVESPLYKDQGIEFFSSKVELGPEGVEKIHPLGKLDANEEKLVEAALVDLKKNIEKGVAFVASNPPK; from the exons ATGTTCGCCGCTTCTCGTATCCAGCGCCGTGCTTTCTCGGCCACCGCCCGTGAC CTCTCCAAGGTCACCGTTCTCGGTGCTGCCGGTGGCATTGGCCagcctctctctcttctcctcaagatGAACCCCCGCGTCACTGACCTCGCTCTCTACGATATCCGTGGCGGACCCG GTGTTGCTGCTGATATTTCCCAcgtcaacaccaagtccaCCGTCAAGGGTTACGAGCCCAACGCTGCCGGCCTCAAGGATGCTCTCTCCGGTGCCGAGGTTGTCCTCATCCCCGCTGGTGTTCCCCGCAAGCCCGGTATGACCCGTGACgatctcttcaacaccaacgcctCCATCGTCCGCGACCTCGCCAAGGCCGCTGCTCAGGCTGctcccaaggccaagctCCTGATCATCTCCAACCCCGTCAACTCTACTGTCCCCATCGTCAAGGAGGTTTTCAAGGCTGAGGGTGTCTACAACCCCAAGACCCTCTTCGGTGTCACCACCCTCGATGTTGTCCGTGCCTCCCGATTCGTTTCCGAGATCAAGGGCACCGACCCCAAGGACGAGAACATCACCGTTGTCGGTGGCCACTCCGGTGTCACCATCGtccctctcttctcccagTCCAACCATCCCGACCTCTCTTCCAACGCTGAGCTCGTCAAGCGTGTCCAGTTcggtggtgatgaggttgtcaaggccaaggacgGTGCTGGCTCTGCCACCCtttccatggccatggctgGTGCCCGCATGGCTGACTCCATCCTCCGCGCTGTCCAGGGCGAGAAGGGTGTCATTGAGCCCTCTTTCGTCGAGTCTCCTCTCTACAAGGACCAGGGCATCGAGTTCTTCAGCTCCAAGGTTGAGCTCGGCCCtgagggtgttgagaagatccaCCCTCTCGGCAAGCTCGATGCCAACGAGGAGAAGCTCGTTGAGGCTGCTCTCGTCgacctcaagaagaacatcgaGAAGGGCGTTGCCTTCGTTGCCTCCAACCCTCCCAAATAA